ggctataaaaaaaaaaaaaaaaaaaagagagagagagagagagggagaaaaaaagtgTCCGAAGCTGCTCTCCATGAGGCGCATCCTCTCCTGCACTTTTGGCTTTTGGCTGGAACTCAAAGCTGTGGAGTTGACAGAAGGTAATCCCCACCATGTGAGGCCTCGGCCCCAGTTTGGAGGCGGGGTGTGATTCATTCAAATCTGCCGGTGCTATAAAAAGAGGGGAAGTTGCAAGTAACCCAACTTCAACCCGCACGGCGCAAAGACAAATtcaagaacccaaaaaaaaaaaaaaaaaaaaatcccagtgctCATCATGAATACTATGAGGGCCATTAAAACGCAGTGGTGTGTCTGGTTCTGCTGCCCCGCTTCCTGATGGCCGCAGTCATGTTCTGGCTCCTGGACTTTTTATGCATCAGGAAAAAGGTGTTTTTCAGGATGAAGGAGCAGGAGGACTCTGCAGATGCCATGGACCCCCCTTTGTGCATCTCGGACTCCAATCGGCTCTTCAGTTTGGAGTCCCTCAAGGCTGTGTGGCACGGTCACAAACTGGACTTTCTGAAAGAGGCGCATCTCGGACACGGTGCGCCCAACACTGAAGTGGTCCATCTGGAGGATCAGAGGCGCGCACGGATCCTCGATTACGCAAAGGACAACAGACCGCTCATCCTTAACTTTGGCAGCTGCACCTGACCGCCGTTCATGGCGCGTCTCAAGGCTTTCCAGGGAGTTGCGCAGCAGAACGCAGACATAGCGGACTCTATAGTTGTGTACATCGAAGAAGCGCATCCCTCCGACGGCTGGATGAGCACCGACGCGCCTTACCAGATCCCCAAACACCGATGTCTGGAGGACCGGCTGAACGCGGCGCAGATGATGCACCTGGAGGTCCCCGGTGCGGTGATAGTGGTGGACAGTATGGAAAACCCCTCCAACGCTGCGTACGGAGCTTATTTCGACAGACTTTATATCCTACAGGATGGAAAGATAGTTTATCAAGGAGGCAGAGGACCAGAGGGGTATCGGATCTCAGAGCTCAGAGACTGGTTGGATCAATACAGAGAACGGATGGGAACATCCAATACGTTAGTTACTGTGTAGGTTTCCATCCTGGTAGAGGATATGGAAGGAGATGTGTGTCATCAGATGTGGAAGTAGGAAAGACAGTGAATTtctaacactgttttgttttgttttgtttcttttttttttgcactgaagttaagtatctgaactttttgtacctgaatgtttgcatctgaatgtgttgcatctgattttttttttttttttttgttctaaatatatgaacatagttgaattcagagacaaacaattcagattcttaatttcagtgcaaaaataaataaataaataaataaataaataaataaataatccagatacttaatttcagtgcaaaaaaaaaaataaaaatcatacttaatttcagtgcaaaaaaaattcagatactgaatttcagtgcaaaaaaaaaaaatcagatacttgatttcagtgcaaaaaaaaaatccagatacttaatttcagtgcaaaaaaaaaaataaaaataaatagataaataaataaatacataaatacataaataaataaatcagatacttaatttcagtgcaaaaaaaaaaaattcagacacttcatttcagtgcaataaaaatttcagatccttaatttcaagtgcaaaaaaaaaaaaaaatccagatacttaatatcagtgcaaaaaaattcagatacttaatttcaagtgcaaaaaaaaaaaatccagatacttaatttcagtgcaaaaacaaattcagatgcttaatttcagtgcaaaaaaaaaaaaaaatcaaatacttaatttctgtgcaaaaaaattatccagatatttaatttcagtgcaaaaaaaaaaaaaaaatccagatacttagtttcagtgcaaaaaaattcaatgctacaaattcaatgtcttttatttttcaaaatctgatgacacagatttacttccagaGTAGAGCtgctataattaaaaaaaacatcaataaaaaaaaatcatctcactATTATAACTCCATTTAGATATTATACCCTGTCACATTacgctgtttttatttatttttatatagttgaaacatattaatttgttcagtgtttttattgtaGGCCTTTAGAgtcttttattttaaatataatatgTGTACATTTATGTAGGATtcacccatttaaaaaaaaaaaaaacagtttgtttaGATTGTGTTTATATGTGAATAAGTTTGTGCATCAGAAGTTCTGTTCTCCATCCTCCATTCTTCTGAAAAACGTGCACTATCACTATGTTTGGccagtattttttttatgaagttcgGTTTTTAAACGGGTTGAATCCAGAAAACCGATACTGATGTCTTTTTAATACTGGTGGATCATGATGAAGGTgctgttttcttctcttttctctcaCCACAACTGTTTGGTTGTAAATAGGCCTATTGTTCCGTTTTATATtttcatacataaaaaaaaaaaaaaaagctttgatcTACTTCATtgtattcatgtttgtttgtttttttttgttttttttttactttttattttacaagTTGCTGCTGTTGTTTGCATGCAAGGGTATTCAGCTGCTGGGATGAAATAATGGCATCATTTGTAAATCCCATAATACTTTGATGAAAGCTGGGTTTCTTGGATGAAAAGCACAACGCGCCATTAATTTTTATTACAGCTATGTAGTTTTAAAatggtgtaaaaacaaaaacatgaaatgaaatcaCTCAGCTGATAAAGCACACAAATGTTGCAATTTAATTAAAACCAGTGGGTGTTTTTGTGTGAAATAATCATAAtaagttttatttgtatagcacctttaaaaactgagtttataaAGTGCAGAATaccaaatatcctcctgagaccctgtagggacaagagtttcacagctttacttggaaaaaaaaaagtccactgaaaaggacattatattaaaaataaataaataataaaaatgtaactgACAGAActattgcattatgctgtttccaattaaggcaattatttaatgtaaaatggtgacaATGTTTACTTACAGGGTCTCATGAGGTCTCATGATCACAATGTACTCTGATTTCTTTTTAATATTGGAACATCAAACTATATTTTTAGACCAGTTAAGTGGTGCAAAAACATagatttgtgttattttttcctCCTCAAACCCACAGATTGTGAGTTTTTACGCTGTGCGGTTGGGTTACACACAGCCCCCACCTATAAGCCTGTGACCTCTTACTATTAAATGAGGATAATCACTCTTGATCCCATTATGCTGAGTGATATATCCACCTGTAAGGGTCTAAAGACACAGTGTTTTCCAAGCTTAGCTCACCGATCCTAAAGCAAAGCGTTAGCAATGTaaagtctgttttgttttgtttcaccaAAACACTCACATGCTTATTTATGTGTCTGTAACTGGCTGATTTCATGCTAAATTATAGCTCTAGAGCTGTAAAGATGCAGATTCCTTCAGTCAGGTGTGTGAGTAGCAGTGAAAACACCTCAGACTCAAGTGACAAAACCTAGATAATAATCCTGatagaacgtgtgtgtgtgtgcatgtgtgtgtgtgtgtgtgtgtgtgtgtgtgtgtgtgtgcagaaaaATGCTTGTCGGATACTTGGGCTCCCTGCGTCTCAAATGTTCACTGTGCCATTAATCACAGTCATCTGTAGAATATAGATGTtacctccagaaaaaaaaaaaaaaaaaaagacaacagggaGATAAATCAGTGCAAACTCAACACAACAGGCTTTTAGTGAAACAGAAAAAGGTGACACAACACAAGGATACGCGCCCATGGTGGAGGTTTGACGTCGCCACTTCAAGCTGCGTTTACAGATCACAGCTCCAGGCACATTTGAGTCTGTTGTCTTGATGTAATAGactttaactcagtgtttttcagacTTGGGGTCGGGACAACACATGGGGTCGcccgaaatttctagtaattgattaaaaaaaaaaaaaaaaattcaacttcctaataaaaaatatatggtgagttgacagagataatcaCATACATCAAAGACAtgccaaactgtgaagctgaaactgaagcactgtggttctgtttatctgtcaaatgttcactgtggtcagtttcagatgctgcagctctttcatacttcatagtttcagttcatgtttgttcagtattaattgtaaatccaagctggactgactgtacatgtcctgaccaaggaaaatcaaattctcactttgtgcagtaatctacacctgcccagagagcaaaatcattatggcttaaatctggcccaaaactggcatgccatttgacaaagttctgggcggatgtatgggccctaaatggcccaaaataggcaagccaaaatcaaaccagaaggaaggcaaaattaccccaaaactaattgcggacttccaaaatatagccctaattgtcccagaaaagcccaaatccccataatccagccaaaaagtagccaaaactgacccaaagagaggccaaaattcaccacaaaatttgtgttgatcatgcttttaaaatgaagtggggttttcttctgggtagaaattcctgctATTTGCgtagtgttttggctttacagtaatatgccaaaacacaaccaaaacacatccatatacggaataagatgttgccgctctttagtcaatcttcaggcttgccataaacatgccataccatccttgtacttgatcccgctctttgcccagtctttggttaaccacacatatgccagaactcagccatatattgctggtgcctccatatctattatggataaccttaatcataccacagttaagcctaaaggttttcataatgccaaaagaaagccaaaaatgccaaatgtatgccataatactgccaaaatatttgctatctgggtggcttttctgcctctgtccataataatatacattatatagactaaatgtgtctaaaattaacgtttatttgccacatagtaGCAAACTatacatgatcgaaaacaaattaattttagtaaaaaacccaaaaactcagtttcgaatgtctggggtcgctagaaatttgtgatgttaaaatggggtcacgctccaaaaaaggttgggaaccactgatttaacccataaagacccaaacaaccactgacgaccaaaatcatctgccgatataaaatatttaacaacttctgattaggggtgtaagaaaatatcggttctgcaatatatcatatactgcgatatttcatttcaagatactgtatcgatattaaaaagtactgtatcgacatttttaggtatttattcaaatgcagatattgtggagggggttttttttgtttatattttatttattattgtttaacactgttttattaacccttaggggtccacggtcacggctctgtgactgaatcacatgacatgttCCACATGTTGTAGCattggaagtcggtcacgtagaccactgatGATAACTGTATTTGAAAGTGTGggcttgaaacactctcccacttttatttgatgttgatagagcaaatacaactggagatatgaggttttgaacccggagcaaacaaacgatatagttattatagcgatataaagcaagtgttatatttctgaccgtatcttcatcattttttgtcctttttcaaaacagaaaaaaatgtcagaatctgtggattctaatccacagactgcattagcattacaggtaagggtgaggatgacccccacctgaactggatgtggaaactGAGAGGACCAGGGATGGGGTGAGAAAACGCttctgtaaagatatgcttttatgtcaaatattgagtatagtttaaatttcttacaattttgatgttatatacctaatatttggaaccaatgttcacttttaaagtctttgaaaaggttgttaagcatctgtgtgttatttatgcaataaattatatacatttttcaaatcgcatttaatatttttttgtgttttttggccttttatgttgatatagtaggttaaagtgaaaaaataataggcagatgagatagatgaagttgtgctgaaaaacagacaccaaacatgggtatagtaaacatttctttatatatatataaaggcaaaatcaaaagtactgaaaaacggccaaataggctcagacccctaagggttaaataagggttatgggttaaaacacagtaatgtcccatcagagagtgagCTTTAATTGACTGTcattcaacatttatttcaatataaagtagctccttgttttggataatcccttatggtcaaactaaagcaaaatgaatttaaaagtaaaaatgtgggtcatttagcaacactaatctgtcatattgtctaaaatgtcccgtcagagagatttccaaaaccatgttttgacccttattTGAAGTATCTTAAAGGACTTTTCACTGTctgagaagcagatgttagttcctttgttgggactgtacaaaaataatgttatgatgttacttatgaactaacagaatatgaacatttgaacaggatctttaactgtaatgtctgtaaaatataatttaagttttaacacaggaacattttgtgatatagcattagatcctgttttcatcaaataaaaatgtgttcagtattggtgcatatttctggtgtaattcaactcttccagttaaaaatcttaaaaaaatagaaacaaaaaaaaaattgccttattaacagtatcatgatatatcgtgatatatcatatcatgatcctagtattgtgatttgtatcgtatcgccagactgttgctgatacacagccctacttctgatccactaatcctattaatacatgtgaataattgatgtaaaatacagtttgtcatcttttcatggtcatcaggtatgatccatttggacgttcagaggctctgtagttaccgtggagacaccgtcatcttctataatattgattcaccagtaaaaaaaaaaaacatgatgttggataaatgacagtggatggagacatttgacatattttgttgaaaaagtcacattttcttcatttttctctgtttctgatatgatattatgaacatctatttgatcagtgaattacatatgggaaaatagttgatttttattgaagaaacgcaagatatagaggataatattataataaatcaatgtttttcaacctgaaatttcttaaaaatatatggtgagttgacagagacaatcacatacatcgaagacatgacaaactgtgaagctgaaactgaagcactgtggtactgtttatctgtcaaatgttcattgtggtcagtttcagatgctgcagctctttcataattcatagtttgagttcttgtttgttcagtattaattgtcagccttgtaaatcctgtacatatcctgaccaaggaaaatcaaattctcactttctgcagtaatctacacctgttttttctgcctctgtccagaataatatacattatatagactaaatgtcgtctaaaatgaatgtttatgtgtaacaacatagtatagcaaactattacatgatcaaaaacaaattaatttcagccaaaAATGTCTggggtgatgttaaaatggggtcacgagccaaaaaaggttgggaaccactgttataagtagtgataaatcacttaagaaaggttaaatatacagggaaattaatttgggaactgccactaaagtaacactgggtctttaacgggttaaatgtgtaaaatcagtGGCTGGAGATGATGCCCATGAGGGTCATTCACACAGGATCTCCTTTTCCAGGTCCAGTTTTCCATGTGTGGCCAGACACTCAACTCCAGTGTTTGACTCCACTCAAGTCCTTGACACTTAAGGCACCATGAGGAGATGGATTACATAATGTGTAATATAATGACTACAACTCTGGCTTGTGTAATTGGCAGAAACAAGCCCCGACAGCTCAGTTTtctatctgtttttcttttttttttttttttaaagtgatgcACTCATTCCTCTAGCTCTGCCAGGAAGAGCAGTTCCTAGTCTCAGTGTTAGGaccttttaaaggagtgatattttgctgtttttaaatggaattattaattttaaaacatttccctgtggtctacataaactgtaaatgctatacttgggtctgaattcttcattaattaacccataaagacccaaaaagccaccggtgacacaaaccatctactgatctaaagtgtttaatacctgttgatccattaatcctatcaatccatgtaaataattggtgtaaaatatagtttatctttttttcatggtcatcagatatgacccatttggacgttcagaggctctgtagttaccatggaaacaccgtcacattctacaacattgattcaccagtaaaacccatggagttggatcagtgacaaatgtttatgttcaattaatgacagattttgttgaaaaagtcattttgtcttcagttttctctgtttttaatataataacccttaacttaatctacatgatcagtcaattaaaaacagaaaaatacatgattatcacaaaaaaagcacaaatacagagcataatattataatcaatgctaataaatcacttaaaggttaaaataaagaggaaaaaatcatttggaactggcacaaaagtagcactgggtctttatgggttaaactccacaggtccatcttcaaccctatttctgagtaatgacaccagaaaggtcgttttgagcgctggccctttaaatgcaaatgagccacttcatgccccgccccctccaggctgttggctgtgctgctctgtcccgttcaaccaacaactgaacattttaggtaatcagctcgaagtttggacatattttcagtttttactacaaccgctgctgctgacaaacaattatgtcgtactcagagaaatgttcgtcagaagtcttgaccttatatgtgcaaatgtcatgacgtaactagttataaatgtaacaaattaaccctataacgccaaacgtatcatatttgatacacgagttttgaagccctctacatgatcagtgtgacattttttttattgaaaaacctgatgtatacaattagatacatgcaatacacagataatccaccagggggagggattcattcaccagaggcctttccagtgacactacaagactgtcattaatgaggaaggaggaggaactttgccaattttgaaaaggaattaccaatttgttagacatgtttgtcttattacctctgctaaggaacggcggaggttatgttatcaacagggtttgtctgtttgtctgtctgtctgtttgtctgttagcaagataactcaaaaagttatggatggattttgatgaaattttcaggaaatgttgatactggctcaaggaacaaattctaaaattttggtggtgatcgggagggactaatctgccttggcagaggtctgcgctctccgagtgcttttctagaattatgtttttgtttgttcaaaaataagaatatttgagcattgatacctgatgtatcaaatatgatacaaaattaaaactcatacatggaaattgatttttgaaaaacatttttttggttgttcagaagaaccaataaaggctccagtttcaaagaattggaattttctgtcaatgatttaatggttcaggctttacagggttaagaaggaattaaaacaggttgtagaaatccacttgatttttgccaaaatgaatataaagatagctttgcagcacctggagggttcaaattcaaactgtatgaactattagggtccaaatacacaaataactgtaccaaagactaataaaaatgggtttagcaaaatataagcCCTTTAAATCTACCTAATCTGAGGTGGACTCTATTTTCTGCTGTTTATTCTCCATATTCATATGTGCAAACGTCTGCACACACAATATCTACTACATTGTTTGTCCGTCCTCACAGACATCCCTCCCCTGTGGCGCTTCTTTAGATTTCTCCCATTTTATTCCCATTTCAAGTGCTTTTAAGGGGAATTTTTTCCTCACTCGAGCCAGACTAATGGCACTGTATATTGTACAGATCGTAAAGGCTATTGAGGCAAATTTGTGATATGAAATAGACTTGACTTCACTGTTCCATCCTCCTGTTTCCCTCTGTGAGAGTACTGCAATCAGGTTAAAATCTACAGCGTATTTCCGCTTGAAAAATGTACACAAGGCAGGACTCTATTATATCTTGGTCATTCGCAAAGATGGCTCCGATTTTTAGGattgttttttgtaattttcctaCAAATAAAGGCTGAAATTGCTCTGAAAGAAGAAATATCTGTCAACATGATCAATCTCCTGCTTATCCAGAACCTCTGTTATTTCTATGTCCTTCCATATTTGATCGCTCTGAACACAGGCACTTCACACTAAATTTTTAccctcagtagtcgcttttccattgaccctcaaattgtgtaaaTATAACTGCGCACGAAActttaccgaatggaaaaatgGCAATatcaccaaaagtctaatttttccattaaaaggtTTTGTGCTGGCGAGTGGTGGTTTTTGGGGTgtggcgcaaatggtatatcacacaaaactgcaatggaaagaccttttttcgcaactagagatgggtaaataaaaaaacagatgttgacgtacattacaacaagcgaagaagaagaagaagaaacatgtcgcggtatatgtggacacaccaggaaacccaatcattttttaatttagtaaattTAGACTGATGAATTACAATCGAGACCTTTGTTACCATAGTAACAGTCCCTTAAACTAACCAGTGGCatcaaaaaagaggaaaacacatCATAATAGTGAATGTAGGGTTTCCTCTTGCACTACAAGACTGGAAgcaaacactagtcgcttttccattgaccctcaaattgtgcatatataacttgcgcataaaaatttgcctaatggaaaaacgacaatttcgccaaaactctcatttttcgcgctggcaagaggtggtttttcaggcattgcgcaaatggtatatcacgcaaaactgcaatggaaagatctttttccgcaactagagtcacgtgattttaaaaaaatggatgatgacggacgttacaacaaatgaaaaataagttttaaaagaaacattgcATAGAATATGTGGACAccccaggaaacccaatcattttttaaatttagaacgAGATAGAGcggtaaaatataaaaataatgaatatatctgtaaatcaacaccatgtttgtgttcatcgccatgtttatggaatgacttctcgtgtcatcttgcgataataaataaacaaatcatcgcatttgggatttaatggaaaaaccgacattacgcacttctgtttttttgacatttagtaaatatcggtaaagttttgcgcagatatccaatagaaaagcgactagtgtttattcttttttatatCAAACCCGCTCATATTCATCCCGATAGAAGAACGGTATTGACACTGAAATCACATCTGCTGCCAGTAACTTCAAAACAACCATGATAGAAACATAAATCCAAATTCGTAAAGGATTTTTTCAGGGTCAAAGACTTGATTTATAACATATATAAGTGTGTTTAGTGTATTGACAGCACATTGCAGTTATTGTTGGGTATGATCTAAGAGGGCGAGGGTCTGAAACGCAGGATTGtcttgtctgtttctgttttcgtCAATGCTTTTTAAGAATACGATCACCCTATATAGCCCCGTGGTTAAGACAGTGTATTCCATTagatcattttttacattttattcctcTTCTGTCATCCccacattttcttttgttctttctctGCTGTCTTTGTcacataaaagcaaaaaaattctaaaaaaaaaaaaaaaaaaaacaatgtataggGTTCGGGGGGACCACATACAGTCAAAAGCACCCAACTTCGCTTCTGCTGTTTTAACAGATGGAACTATTTACCCAGTCCATGTTGTCAGGGGTTCTAATTTGGAGTATCACATACACTACGAGGAGGGAGTCGGGCTCTGTCAGTCATTTTGTTCATGCCAACAGCGCTGAGCGGGGCATGAGCCAAACTGTGTGCTGTAACTGACTGTAACATGTGGTATTCATAGCTCTTTGTAAACATCCATTTACATCGTGCAAACTACAAGTCTTCCTTTTAATCACACTCATTTAACCTCTGTTCTGACACAAGGTCAAACACAGAAAATAGTTTGCGTCTGCTCATGTAGTGAAAGTCGAGCACAGAAGTTTATTTCGGCTGTTTATAGATGTATCTGACTGAACAGAAGTTAAAAAGTTTAGGATTTGTACTAATATTCCTCATAAAGGTGattttttaatgcaatattctgttattttttttaacaaaattctgtgcATGGACAGCCTTGAATGCACATGTAGTTATTAGTGTTGTTTATTgctatattttgcatttgttttagtgaaaatactGCATATGAATCATGTTTGGTCTGTTATGTTTAGACAAAAACCTGAAGAATCCATtgcaggcaaaaaaaaatgttgactttttgtAGCTGAAGGTTAAAAGTACTTCACCGTATAACTATAACacaataatacttaaataaagaAATTATTCCAGGAAAATAGTGTTAGCAAGTTCTAAGCTGTGATTTGTGTGAAAGAAAT
This portion of the Sphaeramia orbicularis chromosome 22, fSphaOr1.1, whole genome shotgun sequence genome encodes:
- the dio3a gene encoding LOW QUALITY PROTEIN: iodothyronine deiodinase 3a (The sequence of the model RefSeq protein was modified relative to this genomic sequence to represent the inferred CDS: inserted 1 base in 1 codon) is translated as MNTMRAIXNAVVCLVLLPRFLMAAVMFWLLDFLCIRKKVFFRMKEQEDSADAMDPPLCISDSNRLFSLESLKAVWHGHKLDFLKEAHLGHGAPNTEVVHLEDQRRARILDYAKDNRPLILNFGSCTUPPFMARLKAFQGVAQQNADIADSIVVYIEEAHPSDGWMSTDAPYQIPKHRCLEDRLNAAQMMHLEVPGAVIVVDSMENPSNAAYGAYFDRLYILQDGKIVYQGGRGPEGYRISELRDWLDQYRERMGTSNTLVTV